TCGCCGACACCACCGACGACCCGGCCGTGGTCGCCGCGGTCGACGAGGCGGCCCGCCTGCTCGGCGGCCTCGACGTCCTGGTCAACTGCGCTGCGCCCCGGGCGACGACCGCCGCCGTCCCGGGCCTGCCCGGCCTCGACGAGGCCGACTTCCTGCGCAACCTCGACACCAAGGCGCTGGGCTACCTCCGCACGGCGCGCGCCGCGGCGCCGTACCTGCGGCGTCGGGGCGGCGCGATCGTCAACGTGAGCGGCATGAACGCCCGCGCGACCGGCAACATCACCGGCTCGGTGCGCAACATCGCGGTCGTCGCGCTCAGCAAGAACCTCGCCGACGACCTCGGCCCGGCGGGCATCGCAGTGACCTGCGTGCATCCCGGCCTGACCGTCACCGAGCGCACCGAGGGCGATCCGCAGTACGCCACCGCGGCCTCCGCGAACGCCCTGGGCCGGCCCGTGACCGCCGCCGAGGTCGCCGACGTCGTCACCTTCCTCGCCTCGCCGCGCGGCCGGGTTGCCAACGGCGCGGTCGTCACCGTCGACGGCGGGCGGCCGGGTGCGATCTGGGCCTGAGCACGGAGTCGCTCAGTAGCTGAACGACGTCGCGCCCTCCTCGCCGATCCACTCCCACATCGGGACGGTGCCGCCGATCTCCGCGCCCTTGACCAGGTTCTCGGGGTCGAGCGCCTTCGCGTTGAAGCACAGCGGGCAGACCAGGTAGGTCCCGCCGGCCGCGAGGTAGCGCTCGAGCAGCTCGGGCAGCGACGGGCAGCCCTCGCAGGCCCGGCCCACCGCGACGCCCGGTACGGCGAGCCGCACGGCCTCCTTGGTCAGGAACATCAGCGTCGGGCGTCCGTGCTCGGCCGCGCCGAGCGCGACCAGGAACGCCACGGTGACCCGCTCGGGGTCCTCCATCCCGGTGGCCAGGCTGACCACTGCCTTGTTCGACATCGTCGTCTCCTTCGTCGGTGCGGCGGGTGTTCGCCGATGCGTCCGACGCTAGGAATCCGGGGCGCCTGCGGGCATCGGTGCCGACGCGCAACCGCGGCGACGCGGTGGCTGCCGACGCGTACGCGTCAGGCCCGTGCGTCGATCCCGAGGACCCGGCAGACCGCGGCGGCACGCGCCGTACGCCCGGACAGGCCGAGCTTGAGGTAGACGTTCTGGAAGTGCCGCTCGACGGTGCGCACGCTCAGCGTCAGCCGCTCGGCGATCGCAGTGTTGTCGAGGCCCTCGGCGGCCAGCAGCAGGATCTCGCGCTCGCGCGCGGACAGGTGGTCGACGGGTACGACGACCCGGTCTGCGGCGAGGAAGCCGGCCACCTCGTGGCGGAACACCGGCCAGGCCGGCTCGTCCGCGAGCAGCACGTGGTTGCGCGAGTCGAGCATGACCAGCCGCGCGTCGGGGATCGCGGCCGCGAGCCGCGGTCCCCAGCCGGGTGCGACCCGGTCGCCCTCGGCGTGCAGGACCAGCGTGGGTGCGCTGATCCCGGGCAGCAGCTCCCGCACGTCGACGGCGTGGCGGGCGATCCGGCTGCACACGGCGTTCTCGGTGTTGGTCGAGGTGCGCTGCAGCTCGTCCATCCACGCCATCTGCTGCTCGGTGGCGTCAGGGATGAAGGCGTTGGTGAACACCCGGCGGAACAGCGGGTCCGGCCGCGCCCAGCCGGCCCGGATCATCGCGCGGAACGCCTCCTCGGCGGCCTCGTCCTCCTGCTGGATGCCGCCGCCGGCCATGCCGCCGTAGAGCACCAGCCGGCTGACCCGCTCGGGATGCGCGTGCGCGTAGGCGACCGCGAC
The genomic region above belongs to Nocardioides sp. QY071 and contains:
- a CDS encoding alpha/beta fold hydrolase; amino-acid sequence: MASAGTQEVRFCRTDDGVRIAWARHGSGPPLLIVSCWLSHLQHDWQSPVWRHFLDDLGDVATVVRYDERGFGLSEWDVTDFSLARRLADLETLVDAAGLDRFAVLGMSGGAPVAVAYAHAHPERVSRLVLYGGMAGGGIQQEDEAAEEAFRAMIRAGWARPDPLFRRVFTNAFIPDATEQQMAWMDELQRTSTNTENAVCSRIARHAVDVRELLPGISAPTLVLHAEGDRVAPGWGPRLAAAIPDARLVMLDSRNHVLLADEPAWPVFRHEVAGFLAADRVVVPVDHLSAREREILLLAAEGLDNTAIAERLTLSVRTVERHFQNVYLKLGLSGRTARAAAVCRVLGIDARA
- a CDS encoding SDR family oxidoreductase — protein: MDLGLAGSAALVTGGNRGIGRAVATALAREGARVVLLGRDPDTLATTAGEIGAAGHVVADTTDDPAVVAAVDEAARLLGGLDVLVNCAAPRATTAAVPGLPGLDEADFLRNLDTKALGYLRTARAAAPYLRRRGGAIVNVSGMNARATGNITGSVRNIAVVALSKNLADDLGPAGIAVTCVHPGLTVTERTEGDPQYATAASANALGRPVTAAEVADVVTFLASPRGRVANGAVVTVDGGRPGAIWA
- a CDS encoding DsrE family protein — its product is MSNKAVVSLATGMEDPERVTVAFLVALGAAEHGRPTLMFLTKEAVRLAVPGVAVGRACEGCPSLPELLERYLAAGGTYLVCPLCFNAKALDPENLVKGAEIGGTVPMWEWIGEEGATSFSY